Below is a genomic region from Castanea sativa cultivar Marrone di Chiusa Pesio chromosome 2, ASM4071231v1.
ACACATTATGCAGCAACCAACGAAATCAATGCCTCTAAGTCTCAAGATATTACTGAAAGTGAATTTGTTTCTGGGTGAGATAATCAGACATGGTCCTCTTAAGGTTGACCATAACTTTATAAATATGCTGAATCCCAGCCAAGGATTTAATGTTAATACTTTCCAATAATCAGCAATAACTTTGGGTTTTTTAACGATATCAAAGACAATTTTATGAAAGTTCTCTTTCTGGAATTCATTAgggcaatttttttaataaaaataaataaataatgttttgGCCTCATGGGGAGGGGGAAGGGGAGATTCGAACTACCGACCTCTGCTTTATGAGGTATGGTTCCCAGTCAATTGTGTGCATTAGGGTAAAATGACCATACCATTTGTCTTCCAAAGAACTATAGCTGGTctaaaacttttcttctttaaaactctATCGGACTGGATGTCTATCATAGGAAGTCATTCTATTTCTTTGATCTATGATTTGATGGGTGCTTGTAGTTTATGTAATTGATTATGTTGGTCCCCGGCtgtatacttcctgtatacTCGGGTGACTCGTTATTAAGTTCTTGAATCAAATTtcctttacttatcaaaaaaaaaaaaaaagctactcTCCCAAGTTAAATCGATTCATCCTCCTCACCTCCTTAAAGAAACCCATATGCAACCTGAATCTCATAGGAGAGGAAGGGAAAGGGGAAAGAGAATCATGAAATGAGGTGATAGGTATGCAATTTGGCAAAGGCAAGGGTGATCTCAAGTTAACTGCAGTATGATGGCTAGCCTGTCACTCAACCATGTTGATTAGGGAAGAAAGAAACCCATTGCCTACCAACGCAAATCTACTTACCAACCGTCTGACCAGATTAGGCGATTCCATCAATTTGGGTAGAGATCAAAGTCAAGGCCAGCAATCCTACCCAATCTCTGCAAGATCTAATGAAGATGGAGTCAATCTTCATCAGATCTAATGGATAACAAGAAGAGAGGCTGGCAACTAGAAAGGGGTGATGCTGGTGAGGTTGAGGTTTAGGAGGGACAATGACAGGCAAGGTGGGCATTGTATTTTAGTCACATTAACAGTTAAATTCAAGTAGTTTAGCAACATTGACATCATCCTAATATAATGGCTTAATACTTATGTAACTTAtccaaaagagaaaagaacTCCAATATAATTGTGTTgaattcaactaaaaaaaatttgagaaattttggatttaaatATGAGTTCTATAGGAGTAAAATATGGGTCTAGAATCTGATTAATGGAAATTCTTGAAACAAGGCTTTGCTGTAAACCTGAAAGATGTTTCTTGGGTTAGTAATTGAAGTGCAAGCAACTTGCTTTTCATGCTAGAGTGCAATCTCCAATCTAAAACTTTTCAGATTCTCTggtattctttagtggatttaTCTTGCAATCAACAGAATGGTGCATGCTCCTTGTCAACGAGTTTTAGCTCATATGGCACCTCCTCTTCCTATAAAAACAAGGGTGAATGGTGCATGTCTGACTTAACTAAAATCAGTGCATGCTCTTTGTTCCTTAAATGGAAATATATCTGGTATATATGTACTTTGAAATGTCAACAAGTCTTGCATTGTTTGTGACGTGTTCtctttattcttattattttcttgaatATTGGAACTCTTTTAAGTGTCCTTGTTTTTTCCAAGTTGTTGAGTCTACTCTGTCTTGTTGGGCATGTGCAGTTTAAATATAGGATAATGGGTCGGAAAGCTGGTTCGCTTTATATTAACCCAAAGAAATTTAGCTCTCTTCACAAACCTTGCATGAAGGAAATGATTGCATTTCTCAACTGCTTGGCTGTCAACAACAACAGTAATGATAAGTGCGTCCGGCAGAAGGAACTTTTGAGTGTCTGTATGGACTCTCAGGTGATATGACTTTTCTGATTTATTGCAACATATTCTTCTCCTATCTTTTTACAGGGCTTTTTACTCCTAATTTTTCATCCCAAtgttttttgatattttgattattttcttcTGGACTGTCCAAGGCAGTATATATCTCTAAAACTTTTGAATGCCTTTGTTACAGGCAACCAATAAAAGAAAGTCTTGGGGAAGCATTAATTACCACCTGCAGAGGCTTAGTAGAGGAAGAAAGTAGTTTGGGCTTATAGAGAAAGAATGTTTTATTAATGTCTCATCCTTCAAGTTCAGTTGCAGAGCTTTAGCATGGGAACTAATTTGGTTGGATCAGAAAAAAGTTTAGAAATCATTTCCCAATTTGAATTTAATGCATCCTATGAAAACATCTATTGTAGTTTATATTAATTCTTGTTGCAGTGAAGAATTTTACAGCAACTCTACATTCGGTAGAATGAAATTAGACAAGAAGGGCATCAGAGTTATTTCTTTTCCATGTTACTCAAAGCTTCGACATGTTATTGATAAGTGATgacctattttatttttatctgcTCACATTTGTCCATGCATCAGTTACCCCCGCCAAGTagactttatttttcctctttttgtaTTTCAGTTGCCCCTACCAATTCTTAGTTCCATGGCTTTCTTTTTGAAAGTATGAAGGGGAATTGAAACCTTTCTATCAAAGTAATGGAAGATAAATTGATCAACaagctaaaaatttagttatttatgtgatggtttttgtttttacatatattttggTGATCTTTGCTAAACTGACTTGAAACACCCTGGAGATTTCGAAGCCTAAAAGGTTAGCCCAATGGGGAAGAAGTCTAAAATTTACAAACTTCTCAACCTGTGTCACCTATTATTGGGTAAAATTTGCTTAATAGTActtgtttagaaaaaaattgggtGAATAGCATATGTTTGAAGTTATTTAATTAGTTAGATTGTTTTTAGAAGTCAAGTTTGGCAAACTCGAGTTTAGACTGGAAGTCAAGTTTGACAAACTCGACTTCCAAGCAATATTGATGCATCTTGCTTGGAAGTCGAGTTTGACAAACTCGACTTCCAGCCCAAACTAGAGTTTGCCAAACTCGACTTTCAAAAACAGTCTAACTAACTAATAACTTCTTTCATGTACTGctttcctaaaatttttctaaaaacatactatttggcaaattttgccCCTCATTGTATCACTAACTTACTAACTTAGCCTTTCTATTTCAGCTCCCCCTGATTTGTTGAGTTTGGCTAGAAAACAtagaacataatttttatttattttttaatccatgTAAATTGACACATAGGTTCCATGTTAGCAAATATTTTGAGTTAAATGATTTCCATTTCTCATGTGATCCATTTCCATATATCAGTTAATAGCAACGACCTTTTGAAACAATATAATAGTATGAggctaattaaatattttaaaatataaggtCCATTTTGAAACATGAGACAAATGTTGAggactaaatatatataatataaccTCAAAATTAGTAACATAgtttatttttaagtaaaatactattaccatttttttttcaaattaaattattactctaattaaaagtagatgataaaaagttttaagaaatttaatagaAGCTTCGTTATTTGTTTAAGGTACCTAAGCTCCCTTGAGGTTTTATCACTTTATTGAAATGGCAATCTCCCGAAATGTTAGTATAAATGACAATTCTCATTGAGGTGTTTGTAAATATGTCAaataagtgtgcgtttggatttCAGCCCAAATTATACAAAGTTTGCATTTTTGGTTGGGTCTCACAACATTGTTCACAATCCAACCAAAAATGTGCATATTAATGCATTTTTGGGTTTCACATCACTATTTacacctttaaaaattattttgctatagtgttttcagcaataagttttcagttttcaacgtataagcagtatccaaacagaccctaaaatTATTTCCTCTTATATTATTACCTTCTTAACAACAtattccatattttttttaaatgattattgTACAAACCTTGGGAGACTATAATCACTATATATATCTTAAGAGCAcgatgttttattttttctatagtTAAGAAAATCAGACATAGACTTATCTATCCCATGTATAGAAAGAAATCTCGAAAGGGAGTCTAATGTAAGACATTTCAAGTAGTTGCATACACTTGTAGTTTATCGTAAAAACTAGTAGCTATATTTAACAAAGTTAGCAACTCAATTTCAGCAGCAATCTATTAGTTCAATGCCAACAATCCtcttgtgattaattaattagttagaTTACGATTTAGCACTAGCCAATGGGATTTAGACACTTGTTAAAACTAATGCCAACAATCCtcttgtgattaattaattagttagaTTACTATTTAGCACTGGCCAATGGGATTTAGACACTTGTTAACCATTTAGAAGGCTACCAAGACCAAATAACTAGTATAAGACTATAAGTACCAAATAGTATTTATTTTGTACTCATGTTTGTATATGATTGAAAATAAATCTtgtgagctttttttttttttcttttttaagaattttgtgttttctttttatctaaAATGCCTAATCACTTAACTTAACAGTTTATTTTAAGCAACTCACATCCCATTTTAGTTCTAAATCATATCACGGCCTATCATATTTATCTAcatcaaaacttttttcaataaatcTTAAGAGAGGTTGGTCTAATTTACcctttacttaattttttttgttttgttatgttttattattatacaacttaaagtaatttttattgtttctaaaaaaaaaaagtaatttttattttattttgactaatTATCATATTgtctttattttaaataaactaaattatccttaaccctttaaaaaaatttgatcctttaaatttggaaattttcaTTTGGCTCACTAAgtttgattatgttttcaaaatgatCATTCTATCCATCTTTGTAATTGATCTAGTTGTTAAGTACCAACAAAACGACACCTCATGGATGGAATGATCAcatattgaaaacaaaatttaaaacaaaaataattaaaaaaaaaaactcaatcgTTTAATGGACCAAGACGAAAAAAACTCCAAACTTTCGGGTACAAATTGTAATATagacattttataaaaaaaaatgaattttgagtAATCAATAATCATCCTTGTCCCGCGAGTCGAAACTAGAAGAAGagcttttccttttcttttcttgtattgCTGCTTTTACACAACGTCGTCGATACCAGAAAGTTTTGCTTATACAATTTTCTCGGCTCCCAAACAGAGGGTAAGCTCATGTAATTTTCCGAGAATTTTAGTTTGTGAACTTACTTTTTACTTCTATATACCTCTAATTATTCTTTACACTACTTTTTAGGCTCATTCGGTGGATCTCTCATCTCTTTGTGTCGAAACAGCATCAATTGATTCGTCAACAGTACTAAACAGGtacaattctctctctcacagtgtggttttttttattattttttttaccttagGGTTCTAAATTTCTGATTGCAATAAATTCGACACAATATCGATTATTGCTTTATTTTCCGTTTGGTTCCCAAGAAAATTTATATGAGTAGATATATAAGCGTTATTTTGAAGAGTATCGTGTTTTTCTTGTTTAGAACTAAACAAagtatttgaataaataaaCGAAGCTAATTATTTAGTTTTCGAATCCATATTCggtttaatttttgtaattaattgcTCACAATATGTTTGATTTTCAGTCAAAAACCTAATTTGagcttaaaaaatttatgtactATTGGCAATGCCTAGAAATGTTGAATTATTTGTATTTATTCTGATTCTGATtctgcttttatttttgttgtttttgtttttgaagttgTAATGGACATGGAATGGTCTGATTCGAAGTATGAACACCGCGAAGAGAGGGATGATGAGTCTCCAATTCGAGAACATTATGATGATTTAGAACAGGATGGGACTGATAAATCGAGCAAGCACCGAAGCAAGGATAGGAAGAAGAGTAGTCGAGGAGGGGAAGATAAGGAACATAGGAGTAAAGACCGAGAACGATCAAAGAGAAGTAGCGATGATGTTgtgaaggaaagagagaaagaaagcagTAGGGATAGGAGGAAAGACGATAGAGATGAGCGAGAGAAGGATAGGAGCAAAGATAGTAAGGTGAGGGACAAAGAATATGATAgggaaaaatatagagagaaagagcGTGATAGggataaagatagaaaagatcGAGGGAAAGACCgcgagagggagagggagagagatgcAGAGAAGGATAGTGATCGAGGACGAGACAAGGAGAGGATAAAGGAGAAGAACCGGGATAGGGATAgagataaagaaagagaaaaggaaagggATAGgccaaaggaaaaggaaagggaaaaggAGAGAGATAAATATAAGGATCTTGAAGGAAGCAAATCTAAGCTGGACCATGAAGATAATAGGGATAGGGATGCTTCCAAGCAAGGGAGGTTATCCCATCATGCTGAGACTGAAGAAAATACTGAGGGGTCATTAGGTGGAGCGCACTTGTCGGCATCAGAGCTTGAGGAGCGAATATTGAAGTAAGGAAATCTTTTTGTATGCCTTCTTTGTTGcattttgatatatcaaatcAATAACTAGTATTTGAAACATTAAGTTCTTGAAACCATGTTGACCATACTTTCCTACTATCTTGGTTTTGCTTGTGTTTTGCCAGTAGCTGCTTTGTACTTAGCACTGTATTGGTTATTATTTAAGTTACTTTCTTTTCCAGCATTCCCTTGGATTTTGTGTCTAAATTAGTTTAGCTGAATGGTGATTATTTGGTAGAGTGATTTACATCGTATTTATCtcttctaggttttttttgcATTCTATGTTGGCGGTGTGACAATTCTTCCAGAACTTTAAAAAGCCATTTTTCCAAAACATGTTTGATGTAATGTGAATATGTTTCTTTACACCTCTTTTTAACCTTTTTGTTcaggaaaagagaagaaagattgAACAAATCTGAAGGTGTTTCTGAAGTTTTGTCATGGGTTAGTCGGAGTCGTAAGCTCGAGGAGAAAAGGAATGCTGAAAAGGAGAAAGCATTGCGACGCTCAAAGATTTTTGCGGAACAGGTTGTGTTTTAattgtgtttctttttattatttttctcaaaatgaTTGATTTTATGTAGGATCTTTTATTAATATCAGTGTGAATTTTCTCAGGACAATGTTGGTCAAGGAGACAGTGAAGATGAGGAAGAAAGCCATGGTACTGCACGTAAGGGTTCTTACTCCATATGATTTGTCTTGTAAAATCGAATTCATGTTGTGACATGATTTTGAATCAGTCCATTCTgcattttattagattttgagtGCATAGATTGGACTGATTCAAATACCATACTCATCAAGTTCTATTGAGTAGTCATGAAATTTCCTAATGACATCCAAGCTCCATAATAGAActaaatttgtgtgtgtgtgtgaatgtaGTTAATTATTCTTATGAGTTTGCACCAGTTTATGATTTATGGCCCACTAGTGTGTTCTTCTAGAACCTGATCTGTAAGCCAGTGGTTTTGTTTGATGTGTTCCTACATCACTGATCAATACTGATATTGTTTCTATTTTGAATACTTTATAGATAATCTGGCAGGAGTTAAAGTTCTTCATGGCATTGACAAAGTAGTGGAAGGTGGGGCAGTTGTTTTAACGCTAAAAGATCAGAATATACTTGCAGATGGTGACATCAATGAAGGTAAACTATTTTGGTGATACTTTTTGTTTGTCAGGGCCTTTTAAGATGAGTCGACACATTTATATAATAGAGGTTTTTGGTCTGGTGTGACAGAGATTGATATGCTTGAGAATGTTGAACTTGGAGAACAAAAGCAGCGAGATGAGGCTTACAAGGCTGCAAAGAAGAAAACGGGGATCTATGAGGATAAGTAAGATGGAAActtatataatttgttaattatACCcataattatatgaaaaaaaatgattgacaTATGTTATGCATTCTGATGTTTTAGGTTTAATGATGATCCCAGTGCAGAGAAGAAAATGTTGCCACAGTATGATGACCCCACTGCAGATGaggtttgatttttggtttttcccatcactctttttttaaatattagtctgagaaatttcttttcctttttcaattATAACAAGAAATGTTGTGCATGGGGATTGGTCATGAAATTTTTCACTTAATTTATTCTTCTTTCCAGGGGTTAGCTCTAGATGAAAGAGGACGTTTCTCTGGCGAAGCAAAGAAAAAACTCCAAGAGGTaattctttctccaaaaaataaaaaaaaaacccggaAAATGTAGGAGAAGAATGGTTGTGTTTGAGGATGAGGAACTGTGTGCGTAGTCATTTCATTCTTCTAATTATTGTTTGTTGTGACTTCCTATTTATTCAAGTTGTAGTCCCATTCTTTCTACTTTCTGCTCTTTTTTTATTGTACTGAATTTGTAGGGATAGGATTTTCCCATTTGAAATGAATTTTTGCTTCTGTTGGTGTTTGAATGCATTTTAATTACTCAACtagtttttttccccctaactTATGAACATTTTTCCCCTTTATTGCCAGCTTCGTAAAAGGTTAGAGGGTGCTTCCAATAACATTCACTTTGAAGATCTCACTGCAATTGGGAAGATCACATCAGATTACTATACTCAAGAAGAAatgcttaaatttaaaaagcccaagaaaaagaaatcctTGCGGAAGAAAGAGAAGTTGGATTTGGATGCGCTTGAAGCAGAAGCTCTCTCTTCAGGCTTGGGAGTTGGGGATCTTGGCTCTCGGAATGATGCAAGGAGGCAAGCCATGAAAGAGGAGCAAGAAAGAGCAGAGGCTGAATTGAGAAAAAATGCATACCAGTCAGCCTATGCTAAAGCTGATGAGGCATCAAAATCACTGCGGATGGAACAAACTCTTCCTGTTACATTAGAGGAAGATGAGAATCCTGTTTTTgtagatgaagatgatgatctTTATAAATCTTTAGAAAGAGCAAGGAAATTGGCTCTTAAAAAGCAAGAGGAGGAGGCAACATCTGGTCCTCAAGCAATTGCACGTCTTGCCACTACTGCCAGCAGTCAAACTGCAGAAGATCTAAACCCCACAACTGGAGAGTCGCAAGAAAACAAGGTTGTCTTTACAGAGATGGAGGAGTTTGTCTGGGGTCTCCAGCTTGATGAAGGTATTTTCCTTTTAACGTTCATTCATGTGTTTGCATAGAATGAAATTTGAGCTGGC
It encodes:
- the LOC142623999 gene encoding uncharacterized protein LOC142623999, with product MGRKAGSLYINPKKFSSLHKPCMKEMIAFLNCLAVNNNSNDKCVRQKELLSVCMDSQATNKRKSWGSINYHLQRLSRGRK
- the LOC142623827 gene encoding SART-1 family protein DOT2-like, with the protein product MDMEWSDSKYEHREERDDESPIREHYDDLEQDGTDKSSKHRSKDRKKSSRGGEDKEHRSKDRERSKRSSDDVVKEREKESSRDRRKDDRDEREKDRSKDSKVRDKEYDREKYREKERDRDKDRKDRGKDRERERERDAEKDSDRGRDKERIKEKNRDRDRDKEREKERDRPKEKEREKERDKYKDLEGSKSKLDHEDNRDRDASKQGRLSHHAETEENTEGSLGGAHLSASELEERILKKREERLNKSEGVSEVLSWVSRSRKLEEKRNAEKEKALRRSKIFAEQDNVGQGDSEDEEESHGTAHNLAGVKVLHGIDKVVEGGAVVLTLKDQNILADGDINEEIDMLENVELGEQKQRDEAYKAAKKKTGIYEDKFNDDPSAEKKMLPQYDDPTADEGLALDERGRFSGEAKKKLQELRKRLEGASNNIHFEDLTAIGKITSDYYTQEEMLKFKKPKKKKSLRKKEKLDLDALEAEALSSGLGVGDLGSRNDARRQAMKEEQERAEAELRKNAYQSAYAKADEASKSLRMEQTLPVTLEEDENPVFVDEDDDLYKSLERARKLALKKQEEEATSGPQAIARLATTASSQTAEDLNPTTGESQENKVVFTEMEEFVWGLQLDEEARKPENEDVFMQEDEEPRASDEEVKVEAGGWTEVKDDSKDEHPADEDKEEIVPDEAIHEVAVGKGLSGVLKLLKDRGTLKESIEWGGRNMDKKKSKLVGIVDDDEPKEPRSSALVDFKKEIRIERTDEFGRIMTPKEAFRMISHKFHGKGPGKMKLEKRMKQYHEELKLKRMENSDTPSKAVEKMKEAQMQLKTPYLVLSGHVKPGQTSDHRSGFATVEKDFPGGLTPMLGDRKVEHFLGIKRKTEPANSAPKKPKP